The DNA region TGAGGAGCGCTTCGATCTCCCCGAGTTCGATCCGGTAGCCGCGGATGTGCACCTGGTGGTCCGTACGTCCCAGGTGCACTAGCTGCCCGTCGATGCGGACGACCCGGTCGCCGGTGCGGTACCAACTCTCGTCCGTGGGCGCCGAGTCGCCCGGCCGTGGCCTTGCCGTGCCGTCGTCGCCGGTCCACAGGAAGCGGCCGGCGTTGTCGGCGGGATCGAGATAGCCGGGGAAGCGCTGCACCCCGCGCAGGCACAACTCGCCGTCCTCGGCGGGCTCCCCGTCCTCGTCGAGTACGAGGTGGTCCACCGTCGGATAGCAACTGCCGATCGGCACCGTGCCGTTGGGCGACTCGGGCCAGTCGGCGGTGTCGTCCGGGAGCCGGTAGCCGACGCAGGTGCAGGTCAGCTCGGTCGGCCCGTACAGGTTGTCGATCGTGCTGTTCGGCGCGGCGGCCCGCCACAGCCGCGCGCTGGTGAGGGACAGCGGCTCGCCGCCGAAGAGGCTTCTTCGCAGCGTCGGCATGCTGCCCGGCTTCAGGGTGCCGAGCCGGTCCGCGAAGGACACCAGCGAAGGCACCGACCACCAGTGCGTTATCCGCGCCGAGTTGACGAACGAGACGGGCGACAGCAACTGGCTGCGCTGTGGCACGACCAGCGTGCCGCCGCGATACCACGTGACGAACAGGTCGTAGACCGAGCCGTCGAAGGAGAGATCGAAGGTCTGGGAGCAGCGGCTCCCGGGGCCCACGTCGTAGAGCCCGCTCACGTAGTCGACGTAGGCCGTGACACTGCGGTGGAGCACCGGCACGCCCTTGGGCGTACCGGTGGAACCCGAGGTGAAGACGATGTACGCGACGTCGTCCGGCGCGGCCGGGCACTCGGGCAGGTCCGCGGGGGCCGCCTCCGCGGCGAGCCCCGCGACCTCCTCCGGGCTCAACGTCAGCTTGGGAACGGTCAGTTCGCCGGTCGCTGGATGAGGGTCGGTGATGAGGAGGCCGAGGTCCGCGGCCTCGGCGATGGCCGCGTTTCGGCCCGGCGGATAGTCGGGGTTGAGCGGCACCACGGTGGCGCCGGTCCGCAGCACCGCGAGATAGCCCACGTAGGAGCCGATCGAGCGGTTGGAGAGCAGGCCGATGCGACGGGGGACACGGCCGTCGGCACCGGCGTGCGAACTGATCAGCCGCGCCGCCAACGCGTCGGCCGCACCCAGGAGTTGGCGGTAGGTCAGCTTGTGCCCGCCGACCTCCAGGGCGGTGTGTCCATCGTGCCGTGACGCTGCGGAGGCGAACTGCCCGTAGAGGTTGCGATGATGAACGCTCATACGGTCTGGGCCTCCAACTGCCGGAGGAATATCCGCAGTTGGCCCACAGTGTGCAGCGACGCCAGCGCCTCGGGATCGATCTCGAAGCTGTGCTCCTGCGCCAGCTTCGCGATGATCTCGATCCGCGCCAGCGAGTCGATGCCGATCTCCGAGAGCAGGGAGCTGTCCCGGTACTCCGACGCGGCACGCGCGTGTTCGCCCAGCAGCGCCTCCGCCAGGTCGTCGCCGCCCTCGTCGCCCGCGGCCTCGCCCGGCCAGTAGCGCCGGGTCTGCCAGGGATAGCCGGGCAGCGGCACGAAGACGCAGTCCGCGCCGAAGAGCGTCTTCCACTCCACGTCGCGTCCCGCGGCATACCGTGCGGCGACGGACGGCAGGTCCTGGTCCTGGTCGCATGTCGGGTCCGGCTCCTGGGGGACGCTCAAGTCGTCCGCGCCGGCGGGCACTTGACCGCGCAGCCGCTCTTGCAGCGCGCTGACCGCCTCCGCGTGCGAGGACGCCACGACCGCCATACGGTGCTCGTGGTGCTGGCGGCGCGTCGCCGCGCTGTAGCAGATGTCGCGCAGGGCGAAGGCCGCGCCCTTGCCGCCGGGGGAGAGATGGCGGACGTAGGCGAGCGCCAGCTCCTCGAGCGCCGCGGGGCTGCGGGCGGACAGCGGCAGCAGATACGCCCTGCCGTCGTCAGCGGACGCGCCCGCGCCGCCGGGGGAGGAGAGCGGTTCTCCCTCGCGCAGCACCACATGGGCGTTGAGACACGAGGCGCCCTGACCGGTGACCCCGGCGATCGCGGGCCGTCCGCGGTCGGGGAACTCCCGCATCCCCGTGGGCACTTCGAGCGGCACCTCTTCCCAGGGGATGAGCGGCGTCGGGCTCGACAGGTGCAGGTTGGGCGGGATGCGGCGGTGCTCCAGGCACAGCACGGTCTTGATCAGCCCGGCGATGCTTCCGGCGCCCTCCGCGTAGCCGATGTTGGTCTTGATCGAGCCGACATAGCAGGGACGGTCGGCCGGCCTGCCCTCGCCCACGACCGTTCCCAGCGCGGCCAGCTCCGCCTGGTCGAGCGTGGGCGCGCCGGAGCCGTGCGCCTCGACGAAGTCCACCTCGGACGGGGCGACTTCGGCGTCCTCGTACGCCCACCTGAGCACTGCCGTCTGACCCTCGACGGACGGCGCGAGCAGCGAATCGCCGCTGTGGCCGTTGTTGTTGACCGCGCTTCCCTGGATGACGGCTCGTATTCGGTCGCCGTCGGCCCGCGCGGCGGCGAGCGGTTTGAGCACGACGACCCCCACCCCGTCGCTCGGCGCGAAACCGTCGGCGCCCGCGTCGGCGAACTTGCTGCGTCCGTCGTGCGCG from Streptomyces marispadix includes:
- a CDS encoding amino acid adenylation domain-containing protein; amino-acid sequence: MSVHHRNLYGQFASAASRHDGHTALEVGGHKLTYRQLLGAADALAARLISSHAGADGRVPRRIGLLSNRSIGSYVGYLAVLRTGATVVPLNPDYPPGRNAAIAEAADLGLLITDPHPATGELTVPKLTLSPEEVAGLAAEAAPADLPECPAAPDDVAYIVFTSGSTGTPKGVPVLHRSVTAYVDYVSGLYDVGPGSRCSQTFDLSFDGSVYDLFVTWYRGGTLVVPQRSQLLSPVSFVNSARITHWWSVPSLVSFADRLGTLKPGSMPTLRRSLFGGEPLSLTSARLWRAAAPNSTIDNLYGPTELTCTCVGYRLPDDTADWPESPNGTVPIGSCYPTVDHLVLDEDGEPAEDGELCLRGVQRFPGYLDPADNAGRFLWTGDDGTARPRPGDSAPTDESWYRTGDRVVRIDGQLVHLGRTDHQVHIRGYRIELGEIEALLRRHPGVRDAIVIAVTGRNGEQDLEAAVTASHDDTESMYRTLSARLPSYMLPRRITTLEQLPLNPNGKVDRKALATALEEHRS
- a CDS encoding beta-ketoacyl synthase N-terminal-like domain-containing protein, with product MGNETRSVAVIGMACKFPGAADPDQLWEILRNGHDATSETPSERYDVDAMYSAHPEPGTVISRRAGYLDAIAEFDAGFFGMSPGEAADIDPQQRLLLMTAWEALEDAGQIPEELAGGRTGVYVGNTRGDFLERQFRQGLETVTASQLNNFRALLAARLSYQLDLRGPSVLIDTACSSSLAAVHAAVQSIRAQEVPLAVVAGVNIALRPDEAVMMTQAGTLAHDGRSKFADAGADGFAPSDGVGVVVLKPLAAARADGDRIRAVIQGSAVNNNGHSGDSLLAPSVEGQTAVLRWAYEDAEVAPSEVDFVEAHGSGAPTLDQAELAALGTVVGEGRPADRPCYVGSIKTNIGYAEGAGSIAGLIKTVLCLEHRRIPPNLHLSSPTPLIPWEEVPLEVPTGMREFPDRGRPAIAGVTGQGASCLNAHVVLREGEPLSSPGGAGASADDGRAYLLPLSARSPAALEELALAYVRHLSPGGKGAAFALRDICYSAATRRQHHEHRMAVVASSHAEAVSALQERLRGQVPAGADDLSVPQEPDPTCDQDQDLPSVAARYAAGRDVEWKTLFGADCVFVPLPGYPWQTRRYWPGEAAGDEGGDDLAEALLGEHARAASEYRDSSLLSEIGIDSLARIEIIAKLAQEHSFEIDPEALASLHTVGQLRIFLRQLEAQTV